ataagaaaaaccaCATTCTGCAACAGATATATTTCGATGTGGTAAGGTAAATAGAAAAGCATTtgttacaatataaattaactTACCTGTTTCTCAATCCAAcacaattatatatgaaaGGGCAATGATGATCAAAACAGGTTACACATCTGTTGCAAATCCTACAATGTTTGGCTCTTAGTGGCCTGAAACATCTGCAGCTATGACACAAACGcgataatacaatatttctttttttccatttatcaaaatatggtatctaaaaaaaaaaaatcgcgttaaatcatattaatgaagattttcaatttcttcaatatttgaaatttcggtTAATATTACCTGCTTTATAGCTCTATAATAAGTTTCACTATTTTGTGGTACATAACCGGGATCTCTTCTGTTTGCTACTATCCATGATATCCACATAACGATATtccaataaataaaacaataatgacttCCTCGCAAAAGATTCCAAGTCAATGGAATACATTTAAGTAAATACATAGGATAGCCCCAAAGTAAAACTGATATCATAAACAATAGCAATGGTCCTTTACTATTACCAGCTCCTCCAAATAGCAAAGCCCTATCAAAACGTCattgatgaaaatattattgagctttcattttattagGAAACATTAGATAGagatcaaaatgaaaaaaaaaagacccgAACCAGAGTTCATTGATAGGTGGAATCCATCTAGCTCTGCGTTTTTGTTCAGCTTGTAATATGCGTACGATTTCAGAATGACGGTGACTCTTTGCCAGTTGCAACGGAGTTTTACCATTTTTATCTCGAGGCTCCAATTCGATTTTGCTCTTTTCACACAATATCTTAACGCAACTAATATTTCCCGATAGACAAGCTAAATGAAGAGGAGTAGATCCAAAGTAATCAGGTTTCTGCAAATCAACGCCGCTGTAAATCAACAGTCTGATCAACTCTGCATGTCCTTTGTAAGCGGCCCAATGAAGTGCGGTGTCTCCATTGATATCCGTCAAATGGCCCATTGCACCAGATCCAAGAAGAAAGGCAGCTGTAGCAAATTTTCCAAACATACAGGCTGTCATGAGAGGAGTTAGACCTTTAAAGTCGGCAGCATTGACGGCAACTCCGGCCTAAATGTAAGTTAACCGTTAGAAGAAAACATCTTCGAATATTATCGTCTTTCATTAGTCGCATATACGTAAACcttcaataataattggaCTATAGCACTATGTCCTTTTCGACATGCCCAATGTATAGGCCTGGGTCCTTGCGTTCCAAGACAAGAATGATCAATGGGTCCGCTTCGTTCTATAAGATATCTCATCACCTGTagcattatcgtttatattggaTCTTTTTCAGAATATATAATACGCTCAAggacaatatattatttcacgtACTTCAATATTACCATCCAAAGCAGCCCAATGAGCAGGTGTATATCCCCACTCGTCTCGGGCATTTAATATGCTTAATCCATTTTTCTCTACCAACTCCTCGACCGCCTCAATCTCACTGCAATACGATTTAGTAAAATCCTTTAATGAATGTGatcatttcgataaaaaaaaaaaaaatatctttcaaagATATTATACAACGATCGTTTGtcattagataataatatttttaataataaataattaatgataaattcgTACGCTATAACCTTGCTCtaagaagatcaaaaatttgTTTAGTTTCATCGCTTGGACTTTGGCCTGGCGTTGCTTCggcatatatattatcatccGGTCCATTGCTATCCCTTCGTTCAGTACTTTTATCAGAATTTTGATTCTGATGTGTGCTGCCCGAAAGCAGGTTGCTGGGTAGATGCCCGACCATGTCGGGATCGGGACTTAATTCCCATACGGATCTTGCCGCACCAGGCCCTGTTACAGGGCTCACAGGATAGACCTGTACGTATTTctctaataaatttcataattccttataaaaaaaaaaaaaaaaaaaaaaaaaaaaggtaaaaaggaaaagaaataataaaaataaaagaaaaaaaaacgatatacaaAAGAATTCTAAATTGCTAAATTGGTTTTACCTTACAAAGCGTCGCGAGTTCCGTGTTCAGTCGCTCGTGTTCGGAAGGTGTTCGTAAAGTTGCACCTTGCGTTGATGTGGAGGATGTACCACCACCTTCCGGAACGGTTAGTCACAAAGACACATTGGGACCTATCATATTTTctaccttttcctttttttttgtttttgtttttttttttcctttctttttcttttttattatctttgaactCTCGAACTTTTTCACCTCAAACTTTTggcctcttctttctttacgttttctttttttaacgtaaGTAGATATTCGTCAATAGAAACGCTTCGACTAGACTCCCTCGAGTTTCACTAATGAAACGAAATCATTTTAGGAGTAGGTTGCTTTCGTTGTTGCGCATTCGAATCAATAGCATCGCGTCGAATGGACGCCTGCGTCTTGATGAAACACGCAATGTTAATGTATTACTCTTACCTTGAAGATATCTTTCTGATAATTTTACGTCACTGTACATTAACCGGAAAAACCAATTCGTTTTCCaagaaaaaatctaataattGCAGGTAGTTTGGAACGATCattgtattattgtcatttttattatttttttttttttttaatatcacaaCGTATGTAGAACGAATTAATCTTAATGGATCTAcgattaaattcgattttatttttctaatttatttaaaaatatttctatttcgttcttcgataatacgaaaaaaaaaaatgatatttctggATGAAATTGTATcgattcaaagaaaaataatataaaaaagatcttttattcaggatagattatttatttttaggatattaaagattacatgACTATATAGGagaaaaattacatttgataatgatgtataaataaaagataaaaaaaaatattccaattgatactcaaacattttctatttcactTGCAAGTGAaacatcaagaaaaaaaaaaataaggtatAGTTATGAAAGTGATAAATTCAAATGGAACACCTTGCATATTGATCGAATGGTGTTAGTGGTCATAGCGTAACGAGAAGGGTTGAGAGGGTCAAACCCTAAACACCTGTGCCTTTGCTATAGTAACGCAAAGTTTTGTTCTCGATATTTAGTATTACAGTTAAATAGGACATCGTCGTGTATGCACGTTGATTTAACTTTCTTAAACTCGTTATACCAATCgataaatattcgaaaattttacgaataaatattgtattacgCGCGAAATTTAAACATCAAAATAATCAAAGTTCAAGTTAAATCGCGCcgatacataatataaaaatttgaaagaggAGGCGACTTTAGAGATAAGAGATTCAACGTTAGCGCTCGATTTGTTACAACGGGTTAGactttcgaacgatcgaaagacGCGCGCTTCTAGAAAACGTCTCTTTTGTGATCGTGTCGCCCTCGCGATAACGACGGTGAGTTCGGATAAAGTTAACGGCGGCACATGCATAagtaattctctctctctctctctctctctctctctctctttttctttccgcaCGCGCGTgttacgtgtatgtgtatcgcgcgcgcgcgcgcgcgcactcaATCTCGATCTCTTTTCGTCTCCACCGCgcgtatatttataaacgtgAAATGGTGAAATGGCACGAGCACTCGGCTGCTTGCGATATCTTCTAATCGCCGGTACTATCGTTCTTGGCGTAAGTGTTGTTATGCTCCCTCTTAGCtcgcttttcttcttcttcttcttcttcttcttcttcttcttcgaacttttttaattatttacttttgaaaatttaacaaCATCATCTTTCTATATCCGATGTGATCTTATCGATATtctattattccttttctattattctttaatcttttattcgaatatttttcatggcctatatatatatatatatatatatatatatatatatatatatatatatatatatatatatatatatatatatatatacgtaatactGTTGGAAAATAATATCGCAAGATAAAAGCggctaaagaaaagaaaaaagaaaaaagaattaaaaaaaagcaagGTCATCGAAATAGTtgagattaataattttcattcgtttgttgtcaatattgttgaaaagtttatttctaacgaagaaatattttttttccataaattatatacgatattaattatccataaaatattatttagttaTCATAGATGTTCTGAgtaaaacgataaatacgattatcgttctttaatattaatcgattaatcgattgatcgatcgttcgatcaattttttaatctatttttatatatgtattcttttctttgatagTAACAAGATAATGGAATGGTTAAGATACTTGTTAGTTTTAACTGtgtattttttatctctttttaagaTTTATCAATCCTTATCTCTCATAATGTtgttcgatcattttttttctttcttctgttattttattaatatacgttCTTCGTTCTAAATTTTGCCGAGTTATCTTGCGATGTTGGAAATTATCCAATTCTTTGAATCACTCTGATAATCTTTGTCTAAATGAacttgttttcattttctttttttttttatttctatgttCTTTCACATTGAGTTTTACCTAATGCTAGagaaatatatctacatacataatatataattgatatcaCTGAAgtttactatatataatcgagaaaatatatcttatcgataataaatagtttcaataataatcaaatgatACTCTtcaacgtataaatatatttttttgaaatttatctttttaacattaaaatcatatttttattttaatcaaagtTTCATATCCGGTTATTGTTTACAGATATCAGGAATAATAACATCCGCCTTCGcaggattttttttatatcaattaaacGAATATGAACAACTCACTCCCGAAAATGTTTATGGTCCATCCATTGTTCTCTTGGTTTTGGGTATCTTCACATGTGCCATCGGTTGGTTGTCCTGGCATTTTCTCGATTTTACGCAAAAGGGACAagcaatattagtaataaaattaatatataaatatataaatattgaatttagatttttttctaattaaattcttAACGTTTCATTTTTAGTTTGTTACAAGTTTGGTGATTATTTCCTTATTCGAAATGTGTGCCGGAATATGGACTGTTGTCAGACACGAACAAATAGATTTTCTTCCGGCTGCTCATCTTGACAAAATATTTACagatgaaaaaaatcaacCTTTATGGGAGCACATACAAACGaaggtaaaaatattttaataatattatttcaatatatatctgaaacattattaattattttattaccgaTGATCTTAATAtttagttttatattaataaatgttatcgGTTTTTGTTGGTAACGCCAAGAATATGTAATTCGACTGGCGCATGTGCATTATCGGTGCTTCCGTTCTAAGAAAcgcatttataattaatagtatAACGCTTTATACTATTTGACAATTTAAGCGatgttctttatttctatgcgtttgcaaatttttaattctgaTGAATTCTGATAGTTACAATTTTCGTTTGATTTTCCTGATCAAGAGctcaagaaaataataatttttaaaaatctggtaagataataatttcgCACGAGAAAgctttatttttcgaatagaTCCTTGATCATTAAAATCTAACAAAAACTTGGACTATGAGAATTCATGGTGTAAACCCTTATGGCgcaaatggataaaaaaaaagaatctttatGCTACACCAGAGAACTATAAATCATGTTggacttcttttctttcgagaaGTCGACTTACTAACATATAAAGCAAAAGATTCCGTGTAGATGCGTAATGGGAGAAAGAGCTTCGACTGTTTGACACGAACGCAAAGTAGCGCTACTGTACGACttcataaattgaaaaaaaaacaagtaaaaagaaaaaaaaactaatttttCGCCTTTAATTCTCATGGTAGcaatttttcgttaaattttaataatcaaggatttttttttattacttcgtaTTTCTTTCAAAGCTAACGGATAagtttttttaatcctttcgcgcgttatttcttttacacCATTTTGAAGacaattgtatttttatattgtttgttATCTTTGACTCTATTATCAATACCTgttattcgattatttatatatacgaacataaaaatttattattatcctgatCGAATCTGTaaaatgatacatatatatataatcgtgtTTCAGCTTGATGGTCCATTTTCCTTCTTGAATCCTTGAAAAAAAGGTTTTTACTGTTTTCAAGGCCACAGAACCCGTTCtcttacaattaattatctaGACTTTCACTAAACCTTGGTAATAATTTTCCCTTTAAGgtttgtcctttttctttctttcacataAACTCACatcttgcatatatataaatataaatatattatgtatatatatatatatataatatatacagaaTCATGATTAcaacatataatatagtaGGGGAAATGGTCactattattcatgttatctCTCCATGAATACATAATTGTCACCGATAACTTATGATGTAATGCATAATATTACGAATCTACTACTATctactattatctttttattaggGATTGTTAAGTGATATAACAAGATAAACGAAGGTCAAAAAATcacaatactttttttttttttttttttaacgggacgtaaatatatctattattttcttctatgatattaattatcaatactattatggaaaattaataatatattgattaaattaataatactattaatattatgcgatataaatatatctattagtTCTTTTGTAAACAATatcataatcattttaattatataatgaattgTTTTAAAcagatgcaaaaaaaaaataaataaataatcatgtAACGTCTTGTATGAGAAAAGCATTCAACGTCTATCTATTGTAGAAATCGCacgtttcgtttctcttacAGAATACTTATTGACTTCGTACCAgctgttttattaatattaacaatcataTGTTGTCTGATGTCTTTGTCAGCTcagtaattttaatttattggcGGCGATAGCATGAGGGGCATAATGTACCTATATCTAATCATACATACCGAtataacaatgaaagaaagaacaggATTCTCTTAACGCACTTTtagttcatattttttccACATTCGTCGCTGATGTCACACGCGTCTCATGCGACATTGGGTTAACAGCCTTAAATTCAAAGGCGGGACGATTTTAAGATCTGAAAGTGATTAAACTCTTTCTactgaatattataatttattattaactttaagaATATTCACAATCGAGTTTATACTAATTGATATTTAAGATACTTGATAAATCTTAGATTACAATGAATTTTGTAATTCATTTTAACGAGACGAATCAAAAAATCTAGTCTCTAGTCAAAACGACAAATGAAACTAAATTACATTCTATGCACGTGACAAATGCATGGGACTCCAGCTATTGGCTGGATAGTTGTTAATTGTTGAATTCAGGAGCGAATTTACATGGATCATTGTTAGGGTTTACTTCGATCTCCCGTACGAAAACTTTTAAATTCTTTACGCACGTATCAATGTAAGACGCAATATGTAATACATTGTAAACCGTAAGGAAATCCATTAATCAAAGTCAATTAATTGCAAGATGAAAAATCGTATCgataaaaagttttataatgATGAAACTTTTATGTCTTACTGTTTACATCGATATGTATGCGTGCGAAGGCCTTTTAAGTATTTGAAGGTTATGTATACGCTCCTGACCTGATCACGTCTCAGTGatgtgtatttatttatgtctCCTGACTCATCTCGttgaacacacacacacacacacacacacacatatatatatatatatatatccttgaGTGATGGCATTTACGATTTGGTGGATTCTAGCTTCCGACGATTGATCcaataaatcttttaattaaatgctATTTCACCCCTTTTTTTATAGCTTTGGTTTTggtaatttgattattttctcgATTCGCAATCCGGCAAGACTATTGGATTAtgtttggaaaaagaaaaaaaaaaggaatggattgattgattgattctTAGTTGTGCGGATTGCGATTTCTTTaattcgtaattaaaaataaatagaacaaTTATAATGTTTTAGTTTTTAGATGAATGTACTTCGGGTCTCATTCTAATCCTTCTTTAATTACATATGTCTGTATTGTATGTTTGCTTTAAATCATTATTCGTTCGATGCCAAATATATCTATTGTGTTTGAGCTTGGTATATCCAATAAcagttaataatgttaaataatttgttttatgtTTGCGAATTATccattatacaaattatttaagcaaacgaatgacgataaaatgttttccatttttaaatacgtttttAATGACATCtgtatttctcttattaattaatatgatagtttgtaattattagaattacaTAGTcgtaaatttctatttattattataaattatgaagTTTCTTAAAAATGCAAAGCAATAAATGCATATGCATcctaatgaatttttttttttttatttctgtgtttattaaaaaatcaattgtaTATTGTTGTATAGGATAATTTCATATCGATaatgtaagtacatacatagttAATATCCATcgagatttttattgttttagtTTCGTTGTTGCGGCATAGACGGACCTATCGATTATCGAGGAATAAATTCGGTTCCTTGGTCTTGTTGCGATATAACATCATCACTAAAGCCAGACAATGATAAATCAGCTTGTACTTCTATATACGGCAGAGGTTGCCACCATGTAATGATAAGTCgaacaaaatcgattttattacaCGTGTTTCTACTTAGTCTCGGTAAATTAGTATTGGaggtgaataaaaaatatttatatctgttTATCATCAGTCTATTAGTATTagattgtaataaattatttaacgaatttattaatctttttcttctttttttttttcttttttttcagatttgtCTGATAATATGTACAACCTGTTACATGAAAGCTTCtacgaatagaatagaaaaaagaaggcagGATGCATTGACTCGCAGAATATCCTCACAAGTGGTATATCAtccggataataataaaaaacttttGGATCAGCCATTGTCCGTATCCAGAACCAAATCCATtggataatttaattattcaattgaatttttataagttCGATCATTTGGAACATTCAAGTCGAATCATTTAAGATTTTGTCAATGCGATtagattttcgacgataagatATCATGAATAAAAGTATGATTCATTACGACATGTCCCGATGACGAAAATAAGTAAGGGGACATTCgtgaaataaaacataattttttaaaaatcagcGTAACCTCTTATCTTGTTTATATCATGAATGAAATGTTTTTTACATATCTTCATTgttataagataaaatgatagattagagaaaatagatttttattatatttataaacgtatCACGACAAtgatattcttgtaataatgaaatattggaTATAAtcgtacaaaaattataatgaaaaacaataataataataaaaaaaaaaaaaaacaaaaaaaaacaaaggaaagataaagaacaTCATTCGTTTCTTCTACATTCCATTTATCtcattataaaatgtataattatgtGCAAACATAACATAGGTTTGATAATACGTCTGGGTTGCGTCTGATTTAAATTGAAACGACACGATATATGTCTTgcattaaattaatgaaaattttattacacaaTTTGCACGTTACTGTTTTAAAAATGACGAAGAAATTGAACTTAGTAATATCCATTCATAATGTATCTTTGGTCAGGAACCTTCGTATCTAACGTATGATCTTAAAAGATTTAGATAAATGATTTCGTTGAAATATCTATTTGACATgatattatacaaatgattttattattattattattattattattattattattattattattattattattatttaatttttcataatattagaATATCGAGTTAATtacatgaaaaaatatatcaatcatattttatatcggcAGCACATCGATTTCTTTGTTATTAGATTATTAAGTTTCTATTCCATAGattgataaaatcgatcgaggCGATCGAGTTAATGGTTTttaagataaaacaaaataaagaaaaataaaaaaaagaaaaatcaacgaagaaaataatttcacgatATTGTGCATTAAAATTGTAAGAATTCTGgggataagaaaataatacaagtTGCAAATAACTCTCGATTCAATGCGCGCATGAAACGAGTTGAACAACAGCGTGAGTCatgcagagagaaagagagagagagtgagagagagtgagagagagagagagagagaaagagagaaaaagggagggaggaTGGGCTAGAGTAGATGGGATGAACAACGAGGGGTGGGGATAAGCTGGTACGTAAATGTTCACAAGAAGACCACAGAATAGCGGTAACGATCGTTCAGTTGAATTTCTATCCTCGTGTTTGATACGTCTTATTGCGCGTCTTCGGCAACCCGGAATAACCTGTTGAACGCAGTTTCTTATTCGCGTAAACACTTCCAGTGAAGTGATTTATTCTTGTTGCTTGAATTCGAaagggggaagaaagaaaggaaaaaaaagagagaaagaaaagaaaagaaaagaaaagagaaaagaaaaaagaaaaaagaaaaaggaaagaagaaaaattacaagatGGGTTGCGGTTTgggattaataaaatatcttctctttatatttaactTCATATTCTcggtacgtatatatatctttcaaaatgtattcttaaacaaaataaatgtaaGGTTAGGTATGTATTTAAcgtattatgaataatatggaTTTAATAGAAATGGATTGTATTTTACAATCTCTACGGCATAGAAATTTTTACTGGTTATAATCATATACGGAGATTATCTACGACAAAACGTAGTATATCTAATCGAacagaaagtaaagaaatacaTTGATAACAAGATATAACGTTGTAACTTAACtacgttaaaaatattcttttttttttctttcttttttttttctttttttctttttttctttttctattttctaattgCTAGACTTTTATATCGTAATCTCCGCTTCAAACTTTACAAATTGAAtcgatcaaatatttattatagatttttaaacAGTTCATACTTTTTAACGGTTCAACTTAATGGGAATTTGTTCTCATGATTTTAAaacaacgtaataataataataataataataataataataatagtaataataataataataataataataataataataataataataataataataataataataataatatatttaataccatatatactaatatatatatatatatatatatatatatatagtattaaagGATTAACGCGAATTCAATGTTGTTACATGTCATCctcttatctttatctattcttttctgTTGCTTTATAAAGTTGAATAGAACAGAAATAGTTTTACATGTAGTTAGTTACTAACATCGCGATGAATTGTCACGAAAGGAAGTttgaaatgaaagataattagataataatttgcGTAGGCTTTAAGAAACGTAGATAACAAcatgaagaataaaatgattgttatcaaacgaataattttttaactttcCTGTCTCCCCGCcccctttatctctctctctctctctctctctctccctacccctcaatgaaaatcaaaattcttatatttaaaggattaaatttctctctctatatgtgtaaaataatatatataatttatgaaataaaaaagaaataaatctatttatatctctatataaaaaaagaaaaagaataggaaaggaaaaaaatgtatgacATCATCGTTTCCTATTCTCTACGAGATTTGTTATTAAACGTACGAACTCGAGTGGCCTTCCTGGTTTGCTAGAAATCGGAATTGTTATAGAAATgaatttcgaagaaatatgatatcatcagtttcctttctctttgatatttttgtacCATGTTATCGCCTCTCCTACAGAAGATAAGTATTTACGTATGACGCTTTATAACGACTTGACTTTTATTGCTATCAGCAATGCTTAcaacatgaaaattaaaaatacatatatatatatatatgttttaatcatttatcgatttatacatatgatgatatacgatataaacatCTTAGCactattcattaattataaacgaatatatatatatatatatatatatatatatatatatatatgtatatatatatgtatatatgtatgtatatacatattatttatactatttatactatctataatattaaaatgtgtTAATTGGATATTGTCGGATCGTTACGTGATTTCTTTCAAAGTCGTCAtcgttttataaaacaaatatgttCGAGATGCATATGCCGCGAACGATCGACTATAGGTTTAGAAATACCGAAGAAACACTTCTGTTAAATTTCAAGGACAAATAAGTCGCCCTTACGTTCATACACCTGCGATAATCTCGACGTAAATTATTCCACACGAGATACATGTAGGTTAGAACGTTAATACAATATGATTGCGCGAAAAGTTTCCAACGAtgttgtcttttcttttttttttcttttttgtttttattttttgtttttattttttgttt
This sequence is a window from Vespa crabro chromosome 9, iyVesCrab1.2, whole genome shotgun sequence. Protein-coding genes within it:
- the LOC124426982 gene encoding 23 kDa integral membrane protein-like; amino-acid sequence: MARALGCLRYLLIAGTIVLGISGIITSAFAGFFLYQLNEYEQLTPENVYGPSIVLLVLGIFTCAIGWLSWHFLDFTQKGQAILFVTSLVIISLFEMCAGIWTVVRHEQIDFLPAAHLDKIFTDEKNQPLWEHIQTKFRCCGIDGPIDYRGINSVPWSCCDITSSLKPDNDKSACTSIYGRGCHHVMISRTKSILLHVFLLSLGKLVLEICLIICTTCYMKASTNRIEKRRQDALTRRISSQVVYHPDNNKKLLDQPLSVSRTKSIG
- the LOC124426490 gene encoding probable protein S-acyltransferase 23 isoform X1 → MVGHLPSNLLSGSTHQNQNSDKSTERRDSNGPDDNIYAEATPGQSPSDETKQIFDLLRASEIEAVEELVEKNGLSILNARDEWGYTPAHWAALDGNIEVMRYLIERSGPIDHSCLGTQGPRPIHWACRKGHSAIVQLLLKAGVAVNAADFKGLTPLMTACMFGKFATAAFLLGSGAMGHLTDINGDTALHWAAYKGHAELIRLLIYSGVDLQKPDYFGSTPLHLACLSGNISCVKILCEKSKIELEPRDKNGKTPLQLAKSHRHSEIVRILQAEQKRRARWIPPINELWALLFGGAGNSKGPLLLFMISVLLWGYPMYLLKCIPLTWNLLRGSHYCFIYWNIVMWISWIVANRRDPGYVPQNSETYYRAIKQIPYFDKWKKRNIVLSRLCHSCRCFRPLRAKHCRICNRCVTCFDHHCPFIYNCVGLRNRMWFFLFVMCVAINCSFTLYFACYCMAIEGIQLLYVLGVLEALVFCGLGWILTCTSVLHACMNLTTNEMFNYKRYPYLRDKKGRYLNPFSRGPVLNFIEFFVCPPDHRINDPQHYQILTEDVM
- the LOC124426490 gene encoding probable protein S-acyltransferase 23 isoform X2 — translated: MRYLIERSGPIDHSCLGTQGPRPIHWACRKGHSAIVQLLLKAGVAVNAADFKGLTPLMTACMFGKFATAAFLLGSGAMGHLTDINGDTALHWAAYKGHAELIRLLIYSGVDLQKPDYFGSTPLHLACLSGNISCVKILCEKSKIELEPRDKNGKTPLQLAKSHRHSEIVRILQAEQKRRARWIPPINELWALLFGGAGNSKGPLLLFMISVLLWGYPMYLLKCIPLTWNLLRGSHYCFIYWNIVMWISWIVANRRDPGYVPQNSETYYRAIKQIPYFDKWKKRNIVLSRLCHSCRCFRPLRAKHCRICNRCVTCFDHHCPFIYNCVGLRNRMWFFLFVMCVAINCSFTLYFACYCMAIEGIQLLYVLGVLEALVFCGLGWILTCTSVLHACMNLTTNEMFNYKRYPYLRDKKGRYLNPFSRGPVLNFIEFFVCPPDHRINDPQHYQILTEDVM